The Corallococcus silvisoli genome contains the following window.
GCGGTGCACGAATTGGAGCGCCGCTTCCTCGCCACGTGGCGGATGATGTTCCGCGACCGCCTGAGCCGCCTTCGCCGGCGGATCCGCGGCGGGGCCCCCGCGGCGGCGCCCGTGTCTCGAAAAGGTGACGTGGGGCTGGCGGTGCTGTCCAGCCGCCGCAGCATCCACCGCGCCTATCTGCACGCCATCCAGCGCGCCCGGGCGAGCGTGCTCATCGCCGCGGGCTACTTCGTGCCGGACCGGCGCATGGTGGCCGCGCTCAAGGACGCGGCGAAGCGGGGCGTGGAGGTGCGCCTGCTGCTCAACGGCGGCAAGAGCGACCACCCCTTCCTGGAGCACGCCACGCGCGCCTTCTACGAGCCCCTGATGGACGCCGGCATCCGCATCTTCGAGTGGCGCCGGGGCGTGCTCCACGCGAAGACAGCGGTGGTGGACGGCGTTTGGGGCACCATCGGTTCCTTCAACCTGGAACGGCTGTCGCTGGCCTTCAACCACGAGGTCAACGCGGTGTTCGCGGATCCCCGGCTGGGGGCCACCCTGGAGGACTCGTTCCGCCTGGATTGCGGCCACTGTCGCGAGGTGGACCTGGCCGAGTTCCGCCGCCGGCCCCTCTGGCAGAAGGCCGTGGAGCGCGTGCTGTACTTCTTCCGGAAGGTCCTCTGAGCGGGGCCGTAAGCCCGGGGTCCGAGCCAAGCGTCCGCCGCCTTCAACGCAGTGCAGGAACCCTTTGCATGCCGGGGGTGACACGCCTAGAAGTTGCCTCATTCCGGCACGGAAGGACGGCAACGCACATGACGGACAGTTTCGGCACCAAGGCCAAGCTCAAGGTGGGCTCGGCCTCCTATGAATTCTTCAGCCTGGCCACGCTGGCGAAGGCCCACCCGGCGGTCAACCGCCTCCCGTTCTCGCTGAAGGTGCTGCTGGAGAACCTGCTGCGCAACGAGGACGGCCGCGTCGTCAAGCGCGAGCACATCGAGAAGATGCTCGCCTGGGACCCCAAGGCCGCCCCGGAGACCGAAATCTCGTTCCACCCCGCGCGCGTGCTGCTCCAGGACTTCACCGGCGTGCCCGCCGTCGTGGACATGGCAGCCATGCGCGAGGCGCTCGCCGCCATGGGCGGTGACCCGGCGAAGATCAACCCGCGCAACCCGGCGGACCTGGTCATCGACCACTCGGTGCAGATCGACTCCTTCGCCACCACCGCGGCCTTCAAGGAGAACGCGGAGCTGGAGTTCGAGCGCAACCGCGAGCGCTACGCCTTCCTGCGCTGGGGCCAGAGCGCGTTCAAGGGCTTTGGCGTGGTGCCGCCGGACATCGGCATCTGCCACCAGGTGAACCTGGAGTTCCTGGCGCAGGTGACGTTCCGCCAGGGCAGCACCGTGTACCCGGACACGCTCGTGGGCACCGACAGCCACACGACGATGATCAACGGCCTGGGCGTGGTGGGCTGGGGCGTGGGCGGCATCGAGGCGGAGGCCGCGCTGCTGGGCCAGCCCATCACGATGCTGATTCCGCAGGTGGTGGGCTTCAAGCTCACCGGCAAGCTGCCCGCGGGCGCCACCGCCACGGACCTGGTGCTCACGGTCACGCAGATGCTCCGCAAGAAGGGCGTGGTCGGCAAGTTCGTGGAGTTCTACGGCGAGGGCCTGAAGAACCTGTCCCTGCCGGACCGCGCCACCATCGCGAACATGGCCCCGGAGTACGGCGCCACCATCGGCTTCTTCCCCGTGGACGAGGAGAGCTGCAACTACCTGCGCTTCACCGGCCGCCCGGATGACGTCGTCGCGCTGACGGAGGCGTACGCGAAGGAGCAGGGCCTGTGGTTCAACGCCGGCGCCGAGGAGCCCCTCTTCAGCGACACGCTGGCGCTGGACCTGGCCGCCGTGGTGCCCAGCCTCGCGGGCCCCAAGCGCCCGCAGGACCGCGTGCCCCTGAAGGACATGAAGGCCGGCTACGAGTCGTCGCTCGTGGAGATGCTGTCCGCCGGCAAGAGCAAGGGCGAGGACGACGAGGGCCCCAAGGGCGGCGCCAAGGCCCCCGCGGCCCCGGTGCCCCCGGAGCGGCTGGCCCAGACCGTCACCGTGAAGGCGGGCAAGCAGAGCTACCAGGTGGGCCACGGCGCGGTGGTCATCGCGTCCATCACCTCCTGCACCAACACGTCCAACCCGGCGGTGCTGGTGGCCGCGGGCATCCTGGCGAAGAACGCGGTGGAGAAGGGCCTCAAGCCGCAGCCCTGGGTGAAGACGTCGCTGGCCCCGGGCAGCCGCGTCGTCACCGAGTACCTGCGTGACGCGGGCCTGCTGCCCTACCTGGAGGCCGTGGGCTTCCACGTCGTGGGCTACGGCTGCACCACCTGCATCGGCAACTCCGGCCCGCTGCCGGAGCCGGTGTCCAACGCGGTGGTGGAGGGCGACCTCGTGGTGGCCGCGGTGCTGTCCGGCAACCGCAACTTCGAGGGCCGCATCAACCCGCACGTGCGCATGAACTACCTGGCCAGCCCCCCGCTCGTGGTGGCGTACGCGCTGGCCGGTGAAGTGGGCCGCGACCTGGACACGGAGCCGCTGGGCACGGACCCCAACGGCCGCCCGGTGTTCCTCAAGGACATCTGGCCGTCCAACGAGCAGATCAAGGAGACCATCCGCACCGCGGTGAAGCCGGAGCAGTTCCGCAGCCAGTACGCCAACGCCATGGAAGGCGACACGCTCTGGCAGCAGCTCCAGGTGAGCAAGGGCTCCACGTTCCAGTGGGACGCCAAGTCCACCTACGTGCGCAAGCCGCCCTTCTTCGAGAACCTCCCGAAGGAGCCCAAGGCCGTCCAGGACATCAAGGGCGCGCGCGTGCTGGCGCTGCTGGGTGACTCCGTCACCACGGACCACATCTCCCCCGCGGGCAACATCGCCAAGACGAGCCCGGCGGCGAAGTACCTGATGGCGGAGGGCGTGGAGCCCAAGGACTTCAACTCCTACGGCGCCCGCCGCGGCAACCACGAGGTGATGGTGCGCGGCACCTTCGCCAACATCCGCCTGAAGAACCTGCTGGTCCCCGGCGTGGAGGGCGGCGTCACGGTGCACATCCCCACCCGCGAGCGGATGAGCATCTACGACGCGTCCATGAAGTACCAGGCGGACGGCACGCCCCTGGTGGTGCTGGCGGGCGCCGAGTACGGCACCGGCTCCAGCCGCGACTGGGCGGCCAAGGGCACGCAGCTGCTGGGCGTGAAGGCCGTCATCGCCAAGAGCTTCGAGCGCATCCACCGCTCCAACCTCGTGGGCATGGGCGTGCTGCCCCTGCAGTTCGAGGCGGGCCAGGACGCGCAGTCGCTGGGCCTCACCGGCCACGAGACGTTCGAAATCACCGGCATCGCGGACGGGCTGGCGCCGCAGAAGAAGCTCACCGTGAAGGCCACCGGTGAGAACGGCACCCGCGAGTTCACGGCGCTGTGCCGCATCGATACGCCGAACGAGCTCGACTACTACCGCAACGGCGGCATCCTCCAGTTCGTGCTCCGCCAGCTCGCCAAGGCGTAGCGCGCGACACGGAGTCGGTGGTTCGCGGCCCGGCCGCCCTCGCATCCGGAGGGTCGCCGGGCCGTCGTCGTTCCTACGGCGCGCCTTCCGCGCGCAGGCGCGTCCAGGCGGCCACGTAGCGCGACAGGCGCTCCGCGTCCTTGGGCGTGACGTCCTTCAGCCGGCGCACGTCCATGTTGTCCTCCAGGTCCGCCAGCTTCACGCGGCGGGCCAGGGGGTGGGGACGCAGCCGTTCGATGAAGGCCTCGTAGCTTTCGCCGTCGCGCTTCGTGAGGCAGTCCAGCGCGGACAGCACGTCCTCCGCGTAGCCCATGCCGCGCAGGCGCTCCAGCGTGTAGGGCGTGTCCTCCACCACGTCGTGGAGGACGGCCACGGTGCGCTCCGCGTCCGAAGCCAGGCGCAGCATCACCCGCAGCGGGTGGAGGATGTAGGGTTGTCCGGCCTTGTCGCGCTGACCCTGGTGCGCGGCCACCGCCAGGGCGATGGCGTCTTCGAGCGTGGGCATGGGCCCCAGCTTCGCACGCCTGGAGGGCGGGGGCTTCAGCGGTTCAGGTTGCCGGAGCCCGTGCCGCCCGCCGTCTGCGCCGTGTAGGCCTGACCGCCGCCGTTGTACTGGAGGATGCCCTCCACGGCGAGGCCGGTGGGGTCCAGCGTGTTGGCGTTGCCCCGGCGCGGAATCAGCGTCTCGCTGATGCACAGCGCGCCCACCACCACCTGCTGATCATTGTCGCGGTTCCACTCGGGCGGGAGCGGCTTGAACTCGTCCTCGTTGTCCCGGATGTAGAGGTACACGTCGTCCTTGCCGTCGCCGTCCAGGTCCGCGAACAGCGCGGGGTTGGCCGTCTTGATGGCCGCGCGCCCGCCTGGTGTGCGCGGATCCGCGGGCGCCGGGTTGGTGGGCGAGGCGACCGGGTCGTAGACGGACGGCATGCTCAGGAAGGTGTTCCACTGGGCGTAGTTGCGGCCGAAGTAGCCGCGCGCCAGTTGCAGGCCGCTCTCCGCGCAGCCCTGCCGCTGGCCGGTGCGGCTGTAGGAGACGGCGCGGGTGCGCTCGCTGCCGGCGTAGGCCATGACGCCGGCCACCAGGCCCAGCAGCACGGTGACGAGCAGCACGACGAGCAGCAGCGTGGCGCCGCGGGGGGAACGGGAGTGGGGGCGCGGGGACATGAAGGGGCTCACAGGCTGGCCGAGGCCAGGTTGGGCAGCTCGGCCCGGCGCGAGAAGAGGCTGCGGAAGTAGCCATCCGCGGGAGCCAGGGCGGGGGTGTGGTTCTCCACCGCGATGGGCAGGTCCTCGGAGAGCACCGCCTGGTTCTGCGTGTCGCGGCGGGGCGTGCGGCCGGTGGCCACCACGCTGATGCGCACGGAGCGCAGGCCCGGCGTGTACTCGGGCTTGAGGCCGTTCTGGAAGTCGTAGCGGACGGGGTCGCCCGTGTTCGAGGCGTCGATGCCGAAGGCCACCTGGAAGTCCTCCACGAAGTCCTGCACCACCACCGGGTCGCTCATGTCCGTGAAGGGCCGCCCCGCCACGTCGGTGCCGGGCCTGCCCTCCGCGCGCATCAGCGCCTTGCGGCCGTTGACGGGGTTGCGCCCGATGAAGAAGTGCAGCAGCCGCACCGGGTACACCAGGTCGCCGCGCTGGAAGCCGCCCTTGTGGGGCGCGTTGGAGAAGCCCGGCACGCCGGTCTCCGCGTAGTTCACCGTGGCCGTGGGAGGGGTGCTGCTCACCGCCGCCTGGGTGAGCAGCGCGGCGCTCTTCATGTTGCTGGCCACCATCATCGGGTTGGCGGGCGCGGCGCCGCTGGGGGCGCCCACGCAGTTGACCTGCAGGGCCCCGGTGCCCGGCTGCACCACCGTCATCGCCGCGCCGGGCGCGCAGTCGCGGCCCAGGTAGTTGCGGTCCGGCACCACCAGCCACAGGTCGTCGCTGCCGTCCATGCCCGGCGCGTTGCCGGAGGTGGTGGCGGCGAGCACGCCCGCGCCGGCGCCGTCCCCGCCGAAGACGGGGTTGATGCGCTGGGGAATGCCCCCGGACACCACCCAGAGGCCCTCGGACATGCCCGCCCCGGCCTGACGCACCGCGGACAGCAGCGTCTCACCCGCGAGGCGCGCGTTGTCGTGGCTGTCCGCCACGTGCTCCGTGTTGTGCACCACGCGCCCGCCCGCGAGCAGCAGGGCCGCGGCGGCCGCGAGCACGATGGCGGCGAGCGCCGCGGCCACCATCGTCTCCAGCAGGGTCATGCCTCGCGTCCGGGCTCCGTTCGGGGTCCTCATTGGACGAACACCTCGCTGTGGACGATGGCGCGCTCCACGCTGTCGCCCTTGCGGTACGCGCGCGTCCAGAAGGTGAAGGGCAGCGCGCCCGCGGGCACCATCGCCTGGGCCGCGGGGGGCAGGTCGCGAGGCAGCCCCTTCGTCACCAGCACCTCCCGGCAGTAGACGTCGCGGGGGAGGACCGCGTCCGGGGTGGTGGCGGCGCAGGGCGTGCCGGCCGCCACGTCCAGGGCCGGCTCCACCTGTCCCGTGGGCCGCACGCGGAAGTAGGCGCCGGTGCCCACGTCGCCGGCCTGCGGCAGGCTGGGGTCCAGCTGCCAGGGCGCCGTGCCCAGGGCCAGCTGCGGAGGGAAGAGCGCGGGCGCGGTGACGGCCTGGTTCGCGAGGTCCGCCTTGGACGCGAGCCACAGCCGCTGCACGCGTGCCTCCAGCAGCATGCGCCGGCCCTGGAGCACCTGGCCGTCCTTCACGTCGCGCGTGGCGGCCACCATGCCCATCACGGCGCCCACGGCGGCCAGCGCCAGGACGCTCATGGAGATGAGGACCTCCAGGATGCCGCTGCCCCGCCGCGAGGCGGATGGGGGAGGGGGCCTCATTCGAAGAACCTCTGGCTCCAGTTGAGGAGCTGGTAGAGCACGCCGTTCTCGCCGTTCACGGAGTCCTTCGCGTTGGGGCTGGAGGCGCCCGCGTTGGTGGTGTTGTCGATGCGCGTGACGCGCAGGGCGCTGACCTCCGCGCCAACCACGTAGTCCTGGGACGTGCCGCCGTTGTCGCGGTGGTAGACGGCCACGCCGCCGTAGTTGGCCAGCGATGATCCGCTCATGGGGGTGATGGCCCGCTGGGACGTCCCGGTGTTGCCCAGGTCGATGCTGTACGTGCGGCCCCGGACGGAGGCGCTGAGCAGCATGGGGTCGTTGATGGACTCCTCCGCGGTGCTGAAGTACGCGGTGCGCCCGGCGATGGTGATGTTGCCGTAGACGTGCTCCGGGGCGGAGAAGATGAGCGGGAAGGGCGAGGGCTCCTGGAGCACGCCGTAGCTGGTCGCCTCCGAGTGGGCCAGGCCCGCGGAGAGGGGCGCGCCGTCCAGCCGCCTGCCGTCCATGCCCAGCGGCAGCCGCAGCTCCGGATCCAACAGCAGGGCGTGGAAGCGGCCCGCCACCGAATCCGGCACCCAGTCCATGCCGGCGGTGCCCACCAGCGCCACGGTCTTGCCCTTGTACGGGCCGAAGGCGGAGGCGTTCGTCGCGTCGCGGGGGATGCGCGCCAGCCCCACGTTGGTGCTGATGGGCTGGCTGGTGGCGGGCAGCCCGCCGATGTTCATCGCGGCGTACTTGCAGGGCGCGGCCTCACTGCACGCGGGGCCCATGCGCGCCACGTTGACGTTGATGCCGGTGGACGCGTCCAGCTCCCAGAGCCGGCCCTCCATGTCGCCCACGTAGAGGCGCGCGGCGCCGTTCAGGTCCTGCGCCACGGTGGGCGCGGCGGGCGCGCTGTTGTCCACGGAGGTGGAGTAGGGCTTCTGCCACTGCCAGAGCTTCTGACCGGTGGCCACGTCGATGGCGAACACCTGCACGCCCTTGGCGGCCGAACCCGGCGAGCCCGCCACGGGCGGCGCGCCGGAGCTGCTGGAGGCGACGAAGACCGCGTAGACGGGCTCCATGCCCAGCCGGCCCACGCCCACGGACAGGCCCCGGGAGCCGCCCAGGCCGCTGTAGTCATAGAGGCCGCTCGGCTGCCGGCCGGCGTCGGCGCGGGGCGGCAGCTGGAAGGCGCTGGTGTCCTCGTCCCAGGTGTACGTCCAGTCCATTCCGCCCTGGCCCCGGTCCGCGAGCGCCACCGCCGAGTGCGGCGCGCTGGACGTCGCGTAGTGGCTGCCCACCAGGTGCCACAGCAGCACCGGCTTGAGCGGGTTGGTGACGTCCAGGGCGAACAGGTCCCGGCCCGTCTGGCCCACGTTGGCCACCAGCACGGTGTGCCACTCGCGGCGGCCCGTGCCCACGAAGTCCGCGAACACGTCGAACACGGCGGGCGCGCTGTTCACCCGCGCGGTGTTGTTGCGCAGCCCCACCAGCTGCGTGGCGGGCAGGAAGCTCCACAGCTCCGTGCCGGGCGCGGGCGGAGTGCCGGAGCGGAAGCGCTGGGCGAAGTCCGTCTTGAAGCGCAGGGTGGCGTCCGGGTTGGGGAACTGGAGGTTCTCCAGGGGGCCGTTGTAGCGCGCGCCGCCGGACACGTAGAAGGCGTGCAGCTGGCCGTCCAGGCCCGCCGCGTAGGCCACGGTGGGCCTGGGATTGTCGCGGTCCAGGACGTGGGCGCTGGCGGGCACCACCACGGGCGACGAGTGGATGAAGCCGCCCAGGTGCGCCCGGTTGTCCGCGGCGTCGTTGTTGCACTGCGAGTTGCTGGGCTCGAGGATGGGCGTCTCGCCGGCGCCGTCCCGGCCGGACACCGTGGCGTAGCAGTAGCCGCGCACCCGCTGGAGCATCATCGCCACCGCGTTGAAGTCGGTGGTGAGCTGGATCTTGTTGACCACCTCATTGGTCAGGCCGAAGTCCGTGCCGCCCAGCTGGGGCGAGTACTGCGTCGCCTGCTGCAGGTCGCAGATGCCGTCGCTGCCCCTCACGAAGTCGAAGCGGAAGGTGCCGTCGCGCGACGTGGCGCGGCTGAGCTTGAGCACGTCCACGCAGCCGGGGTTGGGGGAGGCGCCGAAGTTCTTGTTGATGCGCGTGCCGGAGACCTCCTCTGGCACCCAGCCCACCTGCAGGACCCCGTGCGGCGCGGAGCGGTTGGCCCCCAGCGGCGGGTTCACCGTCACCTCGCCGCCGAAGTACGTGAAGAGGTTGCGCTCCCCTGGCGCGGGCATGCGCGCGTCCGCGTTCCACAGGGTGCCGTCCGACAGCGAGTTGTCCCCCACGGAGAGCGCATCCCCGCCGATGAGGGAGTGCGCGCGCAGCGTGCCCGGGTAGTAGGGGAACACCCAGTGCGAGCCCTGCGCGGGGGTGTACGTGTCCGCGCCGGGGGGATAGCCCGTCACCGCGTTGTACGAGGTCTTGAACAGCACGGCGCGCGACCCGTTGGTGTCGCTGCCGTTGGTGTCGTCCAGCGCCACCGGGGCGGACACGGTGCGCTCGCTCTGCAGCGGTTCGGAGCCCAGGTTGAGCAGCGTGTTGAGCACGACGCGCGTGCCCGCGACGCTTCCCTTGAAGTCGTGGCCCGCCAGATAGACGATGGTCGCCTTCTGCGGATCATTGTCCTTCTGGTTGAAGGAGAAGAAGTCGTGGCCGCGCTGGGCGTTCGCGGCCACCTGCGTCGCGTTGTCGTAGCGGTCCCCGGGCGCGTACTGCGTCCAGCTCACCGCCAGCCGCCGCACGCCATCCTTGTAGGGCGTCTTGTAGTTCTCCGTGTGGCCCGCCACGTTGTTGAAGCGGAAGTCGCCCATCTGGGAGAAGGGGTCGCCCGGGTTGGGGTAGAGGACGCACGCGGGCCGGGGCGAGGACTCGGTGCGGTAGTCCGGGTCCGTGCAGTTGCGGCCGTTCCAGGTCGCGCCATTGGTGAGCAGGTTCCTCTCGAAGACGCCGTCGCCCTGGAAGCGCGAGGACTGCACCAGGGCGCCGTCCGGACGGTAGGTGCGCTCGTAGGACCAGATGCTGGCGCACTCCGCGAAGAGGCCGTTGCCGCGCTGGTTGGTGAAGAACGCGATGTTGTTGAGGACGTTCTCCGCCTGGTTGGTAGCGCCATCCCCGTTGCGGCTGTACTCGGAGCGGGTGCTGTCGCCAATCTCCCAGTGCGGCGCCCAGAACACGCGGTAGCGCGGGCGCTGCGTGGTGGCGTCCACGGCGTTGAGCAGGCCGTGGGGGAAGCTCGCGGTGGAGATGAGGTCCGCGTTGGCGTGGAGCGCGTCGTAGATGAGGCCGGGCCGTCCCCGGTTGAGGTTGCACGTGGTGGTGGTGCCCTGGGGGCATCCGCCCGCGCCCTCGAAGTCCAGGCCGGCGTTGCGCAGGTAGTCGTCCAGCATGCCGCCCTTCACGTACGAGCTGTCGCGGGCGTCGTGGTCGTGGCGGTCCAGCAGGGCGATCTTCGGGGGCACGCGGTTGAGGCGCCGGCCAATGGGGGCGTTGAACTCAATGGTGGCCTGGTGCATGCGCACGTAGAAGCAGCCGCTGTTGTTGCGGAAGGTGTCGCAGCTGCACGTCGTGCGGAACTTGTTCGGCGCGTCCGGCCCGGCGCTGGAGTTGAGGAAGTCGAGCGCGTTCTTCGCGTCCTGCGCGTCGATGATGAACGCGCCGCCCATGTACTGGACGTCGCGGAAGTTGCTGGCCGTGTTGAGCGTCGTGCTCGCGAAGTTCGGCCGCGCCTCGTTCGTGGTGGTGGTGAAGTTGTCCAGGCTCCCTTCCGGGAACAGGCCCCCTGGGGGCAGCGGCTGGAGGGGCGGCACCGGGACGACGGGCGCCCTGTCCGCGCGCGAGATGTGGAAGTCGCAGCCGTCATTCCAACTGGGGTCGTCCCACCGCCCGTTGTTCGGCGCGGGAGGCAGGTGCTTGTTGGTGGGCACGCACCGGTTGGGGGACTGCTTCGTGTCGTCGATGGCCAGGTACACCGTCACCGGGTGGTTGGCGTTGAAGCCGCCCGCTTCATTGGCCTGAAGCAGGCGCCACACCAGACCGTAGGCGGACAGGGTTCCGCAGCCCTGCTGGAACGTGGCCTGCTCCGGGATGATGAGCGCGCCCTGGCTGAAGGTGACGATGTCCGTCGCCGATGCGGGCAGGGATGCCAGCAACGCCAGCCCCAACAGGACTCGACGCGACGAAGAGGCTCCAAGGGAGGAGGGTGCCAAGGTTCCACCGGGGGTGAGGGCCTGTGGACCCCTCGGGTCAGGGGCCACCCCATGGCGTGTGCACACGGTGTGCCCCGGCATGGAGAGGTCCGTCTCCAGGGGAAGACCTGGAAAGAAACCGTGGCGTTGTGGGCAAGCGACGTCAGCGGCTACGCAAAGCTTGCGGGGTCCGCACGGGCTGCATAGCGCGAACTACTTAGTCGCCCAGCTTGCCGCCGCGGCCGGCCTTCTTCTCGGAGGTGCGCTTCTTCTCCTCCAGGCGGCGCCGCTTGGAGCCCAGCGTGGGACGGGTGGCCTTTCGCACCTTGGGGACGAACGTGAGGGCCTGGAGTCCCGCGCGCAGGCGGCGCACGGCGGTGTCCTTGTTCTGGGACTGGCTGCGGCGCTCGGTGGCGGTGACGGACAGCTCGGTGGGCGGGTGGGAGAGGCGCACGCCGCTGGCCGTGGTGTTGCGGTGCTGGCCGCCGGGCCCGGAGGCGATGAAGAACTCCACGTCGCACACCTTCAGCAGGGCCTCGTCATCCAGGGCGAGGGCCGCCCGGGCGGCCTGGCGTCGTGCGGGAGCGATGGGTGCGGTCGGCGTCATGGCAGTCCTCAAGGTAGCGCCCGGGGGACGCCTCCGGTACCGCCCACCTGACACCCGCGCGCCCACACCTCGCCCCGGTCCCTCCGCGCGTGGTCCGGGGGCCTCTCCAAATGAGTGGGAGGATTATCGATTTGAGAGTGCTTGGCGCCGGAGCTGGGATTCGCTTCAGGAATTCCCGTGGGTTGCGGGTGGCCTGAGGGTTGCTCTGGAGGGGGGTATCCACTCGCTGGACCCCTCCCGGAGGACTTCCCCATGGCCTACCAGACCTGGCAGCTCGACACGACCCACAGCACCGTTGGCTTCACGGTGCGGCACATGGTGGTCGCGAAGGTGCACGGCCGCTTCACGCGCTTCGAGGGCAAGCTCACGCTCAACGGCGACGACTTCACGAAGGCGTCGGTGGAGGTGAAGCTGGATGCGGCGAGCATCGACACCGGCGTGGAGGCGCGTGACAACCACCTGCGCTCGCCGGACTTCTTCGACGTGGCGGCGTTCCCGAAGCTCATCTTTCGCAGCCGGCGCGTGGAGGCCGTGAAGGACGGCCACTACCGCGTGGTGGGCGACCTGACGGTGCGCGACCAGACGCACGAGGTGACGTTGGACGCGGAGCTGCTGGGCCGCGCGAAGGACCCGTTCGGCACCGAGCGCATCGCGTTCCAGGCGACGACACACCTGGACCGCAAGCGGTTCGGGCTCACCTGGAACCAGGCGATGGAGGCGGGCGGCGTGCTGGTGGGCGAGCGCGTGGACATCCACCTGGACGTGCAGGCCGTCCCCGCCACGCAGCCGGCGGACAAGGCGGCGTGACGGCGGCGCGCTCCATGCGTGCGGCGGGAGCGCGCGGCGTGCAGTGAAACAAGCAGGAGGGAACACCCATGATCTACGTCCGGACCTCGGAAGCCCGGGGCCATGCCCACCACGGCTGGCTCGACACCCACCACACCTTCTCCTTCGCGGACTACTACGACCCGGACTTCATGGGGTTCCGCTCGCTGCGCGTCATCAACGAGGACACCGTCGCGGCGCGCCGGGGCTTTGGCAAGCACCCGCACCGGGACATGGAGATCCTCACGTACGTGGTGAGCGGCGCGGTGGAGCACCGCGACAGCATGGGCACGCAGTCGGTCATCCGGCCGGGCGAGGTGCAGCGCATGAGCGCGGGCACGGGCGTGCTGCACAGCGAGATGAACCCGCTGGATGAGCCCCTGCATCTGCTGCAGATCTGGCTGCTGCCGGAGCGCCAGGGCCTGCCGCCCGGCTACGAGCAGAAGCGCTTCGCGACCGAGGAGCGGCGGGGCCGCTTCCGCGTGGTGGCGTCGCGCGATGGGCGGGAGGGGTCGCTCACGGTGCACCAGGACGTGGTGCTGTCCGCCACGGAGCTGGGGGCTGGCGAGCGCGTGGAGTACGCGCTCGCGCCCGGCCGCCACGCGTGGCTCCAGATCATCCGGGGCGAGGCCACCCTCAACGGGGTGGCGCTCCAGGCCGGTGACGGCGCCGCCGTGTCGGAGGAGACGGCGCTGGCCTTCGCCGCGAAGGCGCCCACGGAGGCGCTGCTCTTCGACCTGGCGTGAGGCCCGCTTGAAGGCGCTCAGCTCTGGTTCACGTTGAACGTGAAGCCCGTCTTGGCGACGCGGCCGTCCGGCGCGGTGGCCACGAACTTCACGATGTAGGGCAGGCCGGTGAGCGAGCGATCCGGCAGGACGCGGATCTGCGCGGTCGTCTGACCTTCCTCCAGGGTGAGCGCGTCGGCCGTGAGGCGCTTGCTGGGCGTCTCGAGCGTGATGACGAGCGGGCCGGTGAAGCCCTCCGCGCGGGTCACGGTCACGGTCGTCACGCCGCGCTGGCCCGGGATGAGGTTCACCTGGCGGGGCTCCACGGCGATGGAGAAGTCCGGATTGGGCTCGGGCGGCTCCAGGAGGGCCACGGAGATGCCGCCGGTGGCGGTGACGTTGTTGGCCGGGTCCTCCGCGACGAGCTGCAGCGCGCGCACGCCGTAGTCCCGGGTGCTGGGCGACACGGTGAGG
Protein-coding sequences here:
- the acnA gene encoding aconitate hydratase AcnA; this translates as MTDSFGTKAKLKVGSASYEFFSLATLAKAHPAVNRLPFSLKVLLENLLRNEDGRVVKREHIEKMLAWDPKAAPETEISFHPARVLLQDFTGVPAVVDMAAMREALAAMGGDPAKINPRNPADLVIDHSVQIDSFATTAAFKENAELEFERNRERYAFLRWGQSAFKGFGVVPPDIGICHQVNLEFLAQVTFRQGSTVYPDTLVGTDSHTTMINGLGVVGWGVGGIEAEAALLGQPITMLIPQVVGFKLTGKLPAGATATDLVLTVTQMLRKKGVVGKFVEFYGEGLKNLSLPDRATIANMAPEYGATIGFFPVDEESCNYLRFTGRPDDVVALTEAYAKEQGLWFNAGAEEPLFSDTLALDLAAVVPSLAGPKRPQDRVPLKDMKAGYESSLVEMLSAGKSKGEDDEGPKGGAKAPAAPVPPERLAQTVTVKAGKQSYQVGHGAVVIASITSCTNTSNPAVLVAAGILAKNAVEKGLKPQPWVKTSLAPGSRVVTEYLRDAGLLPYLEAVGFHVVGYGCTTCIGNSGPLPEPVSNAVVEGDLVVAAVLSGNRNFEGRINPHVRMNYLASPPLVVAYALAGEVGRDLDTEPLGTDPNGRPVFLKDIWPSNEQIKETIRTAVKPEQFRSQYANAMEGDTLWQQLQVSKGSTFQWDAKSTYVRKPPFFENLPKEPKAVQDIKGARVLALLGDSVTTDHISPAGNIAKTSPAAKYLMAEGVEPKDFNSYGARRGNHEVMVRGTFANIRLKNLLVPGVEGGVTVHIPTRERMSIYDASMKYQADGTPLVVLAGAEYGTGSSRDWAAKGTQLLGVKAVIAKSFERIHRSNLVGMGVLPLQFEAGQDAQSLGLTGHETFEITGIADGLAPQKKLTVKATGENGTREFTALCRIDTPNELDYYRNGGILQFVLRQLAKA
- a CDS encoding HD domain-containing protein, with protein sequence MPTLEDAIALAVAAHQGQRDKAGQPYILHPLRVMLRLASDAERTVAVLHDVVEDTPYTLERLRGMGYAEDVLSALDCLTKRDGESYEAFIERLRPHPLARRVKLADLEDNMDVRRLKDVTPKDAERLSRYVAAWTRLRAEGAP
- a CDS encoding type IV pilus modification PilV family protein, producing MRPPPPSASRRGSGILEVLISMSVLALAAVGAVMGMVAATRDVKDGQVLQGRRMLLEARVQRLWLASKADLANQAVTAPALFPPQLALGTAPWQLDPSLPQAGDVGTGAYFRVRPTGQVEPALDVAAGTPCAATTPDAVLPRDVYCREVLVTKGLPRDLPPAAQAMVPAGALPFTFWTRAYRKGDSVERAIVHSEVFVQ
- a CDS encoding phospholipase D-like domain-containing protein → MRRERVGEDGQSEGWGAPAAPGLARSPEPVPEHGPVWSAGVSRRLLARYYLPLRHTTLQGNACRLLRDGVEAYPEMLEAIRRARRSIRLETYMFVTDAVGELFGQALAEAAERGVHVKVLYDAVGSWASRRSFFESLRQRGVDVRAFKPFSLQRGLRYLLRRDHRKILVVDGTVAFTGGVNIAAHWAPEGQGVAWRDDVLRIEGPAVHELERRFLATWRMMFRDRLSRLRRRIRGGAPAAAPVSRKGDVGLAVLSSRRSIHRAYLHAIQRARASVLIAAGYFVPDRRMVAALKDAAKRGVEVRLLLNGGKSDHPFLEHATRAFYEPLMDAGIRIFEWRRGVLHAKTAVVDGVWGTIGSFNLERLSLAFNHEVNAVFADPRLGATLEDSFRLDCGHCREVDLAEFRRRPLWQKAVERVLYFFRKVL
- a CDS encoding PilW family protein, with protein sequence MRTPNGARTRGMTLLETMVAAALAAIVLAAAAALLLAGGRVVHNTEHVADSHDNARLAGETLLSAVRQAGAGMSEGLWVVSGGIPQRINPVFGGDGAGAGVLAATTSGNAPGMDGSDDLWLVVPDRNYLGRDCAPGAAMTVVQPGTGALQVNCVGAPSGAAPANPMMVASNMKSAALLTQAAVSSTPPTATVNYAETGVPGFSNAPHKGGFQRGDLVYPVRLLHFFIGRNPVNGRKALMRAEGRPGTDVAGRPFTDMSDPVVVQDFVEDFQVAFGIDASNTGDPVRYDFQNGLKPEYTPGLRSVRISVVATGRTPRRDTQNQAVLSEDLPIAVENHTPALAPADGYFRSLFSRRAELPNLASASL